One Caenibius sp. WL genomic window, CGGGAAAGCACCCGTCTCGCCGCTGCATAAAGGCTGTTGCGCGCAAATCGCGTCTCACATGATACGCAGCCCCTGTCCGAAATATGTATCCATATTTCGGACATATCAGCCTTCACCTAGCACAAAGCGAGTTGCTCTAAGCAAACCAACCATCATCCGGCACATACCGGCACATTGATGAACCGGAAACTGGAAATCAGCATCGACTGGTAAACGTCACGACTGGAAAGTCACGCGGCGAGAGCCAGCCATTCCACGGGATCAGGCGTCCTTGTCCGTTTGCAAATCCACACTGGGAAGACCCGTTACGGTGCGAAAAGGATTCGAACTCAAATGATGGTTTGGACTAACCCTCGGAAAAAATAATGAAATTTTTCCCGTACCGTACCGGGAGAAAGTTCACGCCCAAAATGGCCCTTTTTCCTTCCAAACCGTACCGAGAGAGAAAAAAATGCAGCTTCTGACTCGATGGGTCAGAAGAATTTTTCTATTAAAAACAGGGACTACGTGGCGGTGCTGTCAGTCGAATGCGAACTGCTCTCCGTTCGGCAGAATCCGGTCTTTGAGAGGGAAGCATCAGGCCATGAGGGTTTGCCACTCAGCTAAGGCAGCTGAGCGGCGGGCTTTGTAAGTCTGTCTGTCGACGAGATGACGCTCCTGGCTGAAATGGTTGTGAACGTTGGCATGGACCGAGGCGAACTTCTGTAGCGACTTCATCTGTCGAAATCTCAGCATCGCCCGCTCTCGTCGCCGGAAGGGCAAATGGCTGTTCTCCACCCGGTTGTTCGCATAGCGGCCGATCTCCTGCTTCTGTTCGCAGCCGAGGTCCTTCATCCCAGCCTTGTAGGAACGAAGCCCGTCGGTAGTGATGGTCTCCACTGTCCCGTGACGCTTGAGCGTCCTCTTCATGAAACGCAGAGCCGCAGCTTTGTCCCGGGTCTTCGTGACGTAGCTCTCGAGGATCTCTCCCTCGTGATCGACGGCCCGCCAGAGATACACCATCTCACCGTTCAGCTTCACGTACATCTCATCGAGGTGCCATTTCCAATGGCGGAAGCCCCGCATCCGGCTGACCCGCTGCTTGCGGATATCGGCAGCGAACAGCGGGCCGAACCGGTTCCACCACAGCCTCACGGTTTCATGAAAAAGATCGATGCCACGTTCGAATAGCAGGTCTTCCACATTCCGCAGCGACAGTGGAAAGCGCACGTGGAGCATCACCACCATCCGGATGACCTCTGGCGAGGAATGGAAATACCGGAACGGATTGGCTGGTTTGCGAGGACGGGGCATCGCCCCGCCCTACCCATTCAAGCACTCGGTGCAATCCCGCTGACAGAACCCCCGATCTCATTGAAAGCCCCTTTCTCCAGCCTATATTGGAAGCGCGGGCCGGGCCCCTCTGGCGATCGTTAGGATCGTGATGTCGGACCGCATCGGGGTTTCTCGATGTCGGCTCGACCTGTTCCATGGGTAAGCAGCATCGATACCTCGCGTGATCCCAACGGGAGCTTATCTGATGGTGCATTCGACAGATGATCTCAGTTCCTGGTCTCCGGTTGGCATCGAACACCGCCAAAGGAGATTTAAGCAATGACAGGTCCAGCTGTGGGTATGCCGTGCCCGGTATGTAAGACTCCACTCGCCATGAGTGATCGGCAGGGGGTAGAAATCGATTATTGCCCGCAATGCCGTGGGGTTTGGCTTGATCGCGGCGAACTTGACAAGATTATCGAGCGTAGCATGGCCAACGACACCCGATCCCAGGCGGCGGCACCATCGCAGACATATGTACAAAGTGCTCCGTCAAATTCCTGGGGACACCAAAGCGGGCATCACAAGGGATACCCCAAGCGGCGAAAATCCTTCCTGGAGGAACTGTTCGACTAGCAAATGGAGCTACAAGCAGCCGGTCCACTTTGCCCTTGGACAACCCCACCGAAATGGGCCGACTGCTTCTGGCTATAGATATGTCCTTGCCCGTGGTCGCAGTGACGTGAAGACCGTTCCAGCCTTCTGATTGATAAATTTGCGCACACGGTACACCGCTGGACCCGTACACCGGTGGTAATCATGCTCCAAGAATTCGAAGGCCTAGATTTCGATCTGGCTTCCCAGTTCAATCACGCGATTAGTGGGTAACTTGAAAGACTCCATCGCACTTTCCGCATTACGGACCATTCCGGCAAACAGCTTCTCTCGCCAAATGGCCATGCCAGGCCGCCGGGAGGCGATGAGCGTCTGGCGTGAGAGAAAATAGCTTGTATCCATCGGGGTGAACGGGCCGCCTGCCCTCTCCTCGAGCAGAAGTTCGGCAGGGATATCGACTTCATCCATAAAGCCGTATCGCAGCACTATGCGATAAAAACCCTCACCCAGTTCCTCAACCTCACGGCGTTTCTCCTGCGACACGTGCGGCACGCCTTCCGTTCTCATCGTGAGGAAGACGACCCGCTCGTGCAGGATATGGTTGTGCTTCAGGTTGTGCAGCAGGCCAATCGGAATTCCGTCTGCGTTGGCCGAGAGAAACACTGCTGTCCCCGGCACACGCCCGGCTCTTGCTATCGATTTGAGGAAGATGTCGGTCGGTAATGCCCCTTCCTGCAGGCGCGCATGCATCAGGCGCCGCCCCGTTGCCCATGTGGTAAGCATCGTAAAGACCACCCCTGCCACAAGCAGCGGAAACCATCCGCCATCGGGAATCTTGGTCACGTTTGATGCGAAGTAGAGGCCATCAATGATCAGGAACAGTAAGGTCACCGCCCCGGCCAGAAGCGGATGCCATTTCCAGACGGTAAAAGTCAGCACACCGAGCATACAGGCGGTAATGAACATCGTCCCTGTTACAGCGATGCCATAGGCGGCTGCCAGATTGCTGGAGTTCTTGAAGCCGATCACCAGCATGATCACCATGACAAGCAGGCCCCAGTTGATCACGGGCACATAAATCTGGCCTGCCGCCTTCGCGCTGGTGTGGACGATACGCAAACGCGGGAGGAAGCCCAGTTGCACTGCCTGCCGTGAAACGGAATAGGCTCCCGAAATTACGGCCTGACTGGCAATGATAGTCGCCATCGTGGCTAGTGCGACCAGCGGCAAACGGGCCCATTCCGGGGCCAGCAGAAAAAACGGATTGGCTGCTGCACCGGGATTTTCAATCAGAAGCGCCGACTGGCCCAGATAGTTGATGAGCAAGCAGGGGAAAGCGATATAAAGCCAGGAGATCATGATCGCTTTGCGCCCAAAATGGCCCATGTCAGCGTAAAGCGCTTCCGCCCCTGTAACGGCAAGCACAACCGAGCCCAGCGCAAGGAATGCGAGTGCGGGATCGATCAGGAAAAATTCTAGCGCAAAATGGGGGCTAAGCGCCCACAAAACCTCAGGCGCTCTTGCGATCCCCGCCAGCCCCATCACCGCAAGAGCGAGGAAATAGATGATCATTATTGGGCCGAACAGCTTGCCCATCGCAGCCGTTCCCCGAGATTGAATTGCGAACAGTCCGACCAGAATTCCCACGGAGATGGGAAGAACCCAATCAGCCAAACCTTCGTTCACGATGGTCAGCCCCTCGACGGCGGACAGCACCGAGATAGCCGGTGTAATGATGGCATCGCCGTAGAACAACGCGGCCGCGATGAGTCCGAGCATAGCGATTAACGGGCTCCAGCGACTTTCACCCAGCTTCCGCCCGAGCAACGCGAGAAGAGCAAGGCTACCGCCCTCCCCCTTGTTGTCTGCACGCAAAATCATGAAGACATATTTGACCGTGACGACAAGCGTCATTGTCCAGAAGATTAGCGATAGCACCCCGAAGACATGTGCATGATCGACCGTCAAAGGATGATGACCGACGAAGCTTTCCTTCAGGGCATAAAGCGGGGAAGTACCAATATCACCGAACACCACGCCCAAGGCCCCCACAGTCAGGGCGGATAGGCTTTCAGGATGATGATTTTGCTCGGTTTGATCGCTCATGCCGCGTACATAATCTCAGGCTATCTGATGCGCCATCGGCTTTACGGATTCTTTCTTTCTTTCAGTCACTCGCTAGCTCTTATCTGGTGCCTGTTGTATGCCGACAGAGCGGTCATTCGCGGCGTTAAAGCGACTTCATGGAGGATGGAATCCTGGCGATTCTGCCTTTGGCCGACAGTGCAAAACTGTAGCTATCCGCTGTAATCAGCGGCTAAACGGTGGGCATGACTGCCTCCGACCTCGAACAATTGCTCATCGCCCGCCTCATTCGGGAGAGAGGCGGTACTTCGCAGACATGGCAGCGGGCGCTTGGCAAGGTGATCGTACGCGATACGGCGACGCATGCCCATTACAATTGGGATCTCAGTCTAAGCGGCACCGATGCCCTGCGTGCCGCAATCGAGCGTCTGCTCGACGAGGTGCGACTTGAACATTCGATCGTGGCAGCTGGTTAAACACCCCAAGGCCTACAGCCCCGCAACCAAACGGGGCGCGGTTGGTTGTATCTTTCAGGTGAGGTCGGGGTGATTCTGGCACTGGAAATCGCCTTTGCCCGGCCCTTCGCCTCGATGGTTCCCGCCGCGCAGAGCCTCACGCTCGAACTGCTCGCGGTTGCCACGATACGAAGCAGTCGTCCCGCCCCTAATGCCGCGGCCATTTGAAGCTCGGTCATCACAGGAATTTCAGGCCGAAGTCCTGTTCCACGGCAGGTGGCGAAGTAACCGCGCCATCCCGCACCAGCCGGTCACGCCGGCAAAAATCAACCCTGCCCCCACGAACGCAGACAGCAGGATAAAGGCCGGATCGACCAGCCAGCCGAGCGACACGCCGAACAGAATCAGAGTCCCGGCGGCAAGCTGGACCTGCCGCATGATTTCCAGAGGTTGATGGCGGTCGACAATGGTTTCGAGACCGCAGGCGCGCCAGCCGTCAATGCCGCCTTCCAGCAGATAGCAGGGCGCATCGCCCACCGCCGCTTGCAGCAGGGCCGTGTTGTCCCTTGTCCGCATGCCCGACCGGCAATGGAAGATCACCGGCCCGGCAGGGAGCGGCTGGTTCGCGATCTGTGCAAGCGGTCGGTTAAGCGCACCCGCGATAGCCTCACGCGTATGTTCATCGGCGTCACGGATGTCGATCAAGGTCGCGCCCTTGCTCAGCACTGCTTTTGCATCCGCCGGGGACAATGTGGGAATGGCCATGGGCCTTACTCCTTGCAGTAAAGTTGGTAGAGGGTGGAAAGCAGCGTCTCGGCGCGCGGATCGGAGATACGATACCACAGCGTCTGGCTCTCACGCCGGAACGATACCAGCCCTTCCTCACGCATCTTTGCCAGATGCTGAGACAGCGCCGACTGGGATAGACCAACATCGTTGGCGAGGTCCGTAACCGACCGCTCGCCATGTTCGACCAACTTGCAGAGCATCATCAGGCGGCGGCGATTGCCAATCGCTTTCAACATATCCGCAACCTCACCAGCTTTCGCCTCGAACGTGCCGAGATCTATCGGGGGTTTAATCATGAGGCAATCCTAACATTAGACGTTGCTAATATAGGAGACACCTATATATTAGCAAGTGCTAATGGAGACTAATATGAATCCCGGCCCCATGATCGAAGCTTTCTTCGACGAACCCACCAACACGATCAGCTATCTGGTGGCTGATCCGGCAACGCGCGCGGCTGCGGTGATCGACCCGGTGCTGGATTTCGATGCAGCCAGCGGCGAAGCCGATGCTCGCTCAGCGATTCGAATTCTCGACGCCGCCCGGACAAAGGGTTGGCGTATCGTCATGGTGCTGGAAACCCATGCCCATGCCGACCACCTCTCAGCCGCGCGTTTTATCAAGGCGCGCACGGGTGCGTGGATCGGCATAGGCGAACATATTCGCACCGTGCAGCGCATCTTTCGGCCCGTTTTTGCGATGGATGATCTGGCAACCGACGGTTCGGACTTCGATCGGCTGTTCGCGGATGGTGAACAATTCACATTGGGCGAACTGGCGATTGAGGTGATGCACGTTCCCGGCCACACCCCGGCCGACGTGGCCTATCGGATCAGCGATGCCGTGTTTGTGGGCGATACCCTATTCATGCCCGATTATGGCACGGCGCGGGCGGATTTCCCCGGCGGTGATGCTCGGGCACTTTACCATTCGATCCGCCGGGTGCTGAGCTGGCCCGATGAAACCCGTCTGTTCATGTGCCATGACTACAAGGCTCCGGGCCGCAACGACTATCGCTGGGAAACCACGGTCGGCGAGGAGCGACGCAGCAGTGTCCATGTTCATGATGGGGTGAGCGAGGCAGAATTCGTCGCCATGCGTGAAGCGCGCGACGCGGCTCTCTCCGCGCCGAAGCTGCTGCTGCCCTCGATCCAGGTCAACGTGCGTGCCGGACGTTTCCCGCCGGCGGAAGCCAATGGAGTGCGCTATCTCCGACTGCCCGTTCGACTTGCCTCGA contains:
- a CDS encoding IS6 family transposase; translated protein: MPRPRKPANPFRYFHSSPEVIRMVVMLHVRFPLSLRNVEDLLFERGIDLFHETVRLWWNRFGPLFAADIRKQRVSRMRGFRHWKWHLDEMYVKLNGEMVYLWRAVDHEGEILESYVTKTRDKAAALRFMKRTLKRHGTVETITTDGLRSYKAGMKDLGCEQKQEIGRYANNRVENSHLPFRRRERAMLRFRQMKSLQKFASVHANVHNHFSQERHLVDRQTYKARRSAALAEWQTLMA
- a CDS encoding zf-TFIIB domain-containing protein — protein: MTGPAVGMPCPVCKTPLAMSDRQGVEIDYCPQCRGVWLDRGELDKIIERSMANDTRSQAAAPSQTYVQSAPSNSWGHQSGHHKGYPKRRKSFLEELFD
- a CDS encoding potassium transporter Kup, with translation MSDQTEQNHHPESLSALTVGALGVVFGDIGTSPLYALKESFVGHHPLTVDHAHVFGVLSLIFWTMTLVVTVKYVFMILRADNKGEGGSLALLALLGRKLGESRWSPLIAMLGLIAAALFYGDAIITPAISVLSAVEGLTIVNEGLADWVLPISVGILVGLFAIQSRGTAAMGKLFGPIMIIYFLALAVMGLAGIARAPEVLWALSPHFALEFFLIDPALAFLALGSVVLAVTGAEALYADMGHFGRKAIMISWLYIAFPCLLINYLGQSALLIENPGAAANPFFLLAPEWARLPLVALATMATIIASQAVISGAYSVSRQAVQLGFLPRLRIVHTSAKAAGQIYVPVINWGLLVMVIMLVIGFKNSSNLAAAYGIAVTGTMFITACMLGVLTFTVWKWHPLLAGAVTLLFLIIDGLYFASNVTKIPDGGWFPLLVAGVVFTMLTTWATGRRLMHARLQEGALPTDIFLKSIARAGRVPGTAVFLSANADGIPIGLLHNLKHNHILHERVVFLTMRTEGVPHVSQEKRREVEELGEGFYRIVLRYGFMDEVDIPAELLLEERAGGPFTPMDTSYFLSRQTLIASRRPGMAIWREKLFAGMVRNAESAMESFKLPTNRVIELGSQIEI
- a CDS encoding rhodanese family protein, with the protein product MAIPTLSPADAKAVLSKGATLIDIRDADEHTREAIAGALNRPLAQIANQPLPAGPVIFHCRSGMRTRDNTALLQAAVGDAPCYLLEGGIDGWRACGLETIVDRHQPLEIMRQVQLAAGTLILFGVSLGWLVDPAFILLSAFVGAGLIFAGVTGWCGMARLLRHLPWNRTSA
- a CDS encoding metalloregulator ArsR/SmtB family transcription factor: MIKPPIDLGTFEAKAGEVADMLKAIGNRRRLMMLCKLVEHGERSVTDLANDVGLSQSALSQHLAKMREEGLVSFRRESQTLWYRISDPRAETLLSTLYQLYCKE
- a CDS encoding MBL fold metallo-hydrolase, with protein sequence MNPGPMIEAFFDEPTNTISYLVADPATRAAAVIDPVLDFDAASGEADARSAIRILDAARTKGWRIVMVLETHAHADHLSAARFIKARTGAWIGIGEHIRTVQRIFRPVFAMDDLATDGSDFDRLFADGEQFTLGELAIEVMHVPGHTPADVAYRISDAVFVGDTLFMPDYGTARADFPGGDARALYHSIRRVLSWPDETRLFMCHDYKAPGRNDYRWETTVGEERRSSVHVHDGVSEAEFVAMREARDAALSAPKLLLPSIQVNVRAGRFPPAEANGVRYLRLPVRLASTMEGSMA